From Daphnia magna isolate NIES linkage group LG2, ASM2063170v1.1, whole genome shotgun sequence:
GGATTGcgcattaaaaaattaccAGGAAAAGAGAAGGCAGTCGATAACGGTAATTTACCTTGGAGGATGGAAGAGGCGACAGCCAATCCCTTGCCAGCTTTCAACTGCGAAGCGAGGGCCAACAGTTTGCGTTGTTTCGGTGTGTGATAGGCATTCATTTTGCATAAAGTCAGGATCTGTGGACGCCAATTTTTTATGTGGGGCGGTCCCTCCTCCAGTCGGAGTAAACTGAATCGAGCCGCACTGAGAGCCAGGCCGCTTATTCCGTCTCCCCACTCCTTCTCGGCTCTATCAAGTAAAAGATGCACAACATCATTAAGTATTTCAAAGGCTGGCCAGCGCCGTTCACGTGATTGAATTTTCTGGTTTACCCGCGATATTCGATGTACTTGTATATGATACTGGCAAGAACAATGGCGATGAGGGCGTAGATCCAACTAGACATGAACATAACAGCCACGCAAAGTGAAGCTCCAATAAAAGACAACGACCTAAGAAATATTAATTTACATCAAAGGACGTCTACTAAGAGATAATTGtgcttttttcccccccagGATACCAATGATAGTATTTGAATCGAGGTCTCCAATTGGGCGTTCTCAACAACGTCTGCAGGGCACACGCCAGATTGATGAATCCATAGAGCATCAGGAAAAACATGGAGAGCAGCGGTGCTAGAATATCGACGTTGCCCAGGAGGACCCCAAACTGGCAAATGGctagttaaaaaataaaaaaataaataatgaattTTTGTTAGCAGACAATTTCTCATCGATCATTAAGTTCATGGGGCTCGACTGATATACAAACatgttgaatttaaaaaaaaaaaaaattattttcatttatttaccCAGAGTGAGCATGAGGGCACGAGTAGGTTCGCCAGAAGCCGATAGGGTTGAGAACGGGTTAAGCATGGGCACCAAATTATCTTTGGAAATGGCATAAAGGAGCCGAGGTGCCGAAATAAGACTTTGCAGGCCAGCTCCCGTTGTGGCCATAAAACTGCCGATCAGAATGACCCATTCATTAGGCCACGCTAAATTGGCTACCACCAAACTGCCTCCGACACTTTGTCCAAACCTATGGAGGAacaaattcaacaaaaaagaaaagaaaataataatcaaaacatGAATCACGATTTTAAATGTGCATTGTCGTCATGAATAATATAGCGGAAAAGGCCCTAGACTATCGATCAAATGGCGATGATATGGTGAAGTAATCGATGAATGTTCGGCCTAGTCATCGATCGGTTTTCTTCGACGACATTGATTGCAAACAGTGTTATGATTTGTTGtcgaatttcaaaagaaactCCATTACTGGAATCGTAACATGACCTCTTATCTATTTGTCTTTGTCTTTGGTAATCTCCTCTTTCGTGACTTAGTGATTTATAACGATCGGTTAAGGGTCGTTGGGTTGGGAGCCTCGGGTTAAAATATCGATCACCCTCGTGACATAACGGCCTTCAACCTCCAAGTCTACATGCAAACATTTTCATATTCTAACCacaaaaagaggggggggggaggtatTGAACAAATCACTGCCACTGTGAATATGAAAATGCCGTCAGCTGTCGCTAGCAGTTTCTTTTACAACACTCTCAATTGGCTCCAATTTTGGCCACGTAGCAGAGATGATTGCAACCCATCATTCTGCACGAgttattttgcattttgaCTTTGGTCGTTCTGACGAGATTCAAGGCATTGCAGATGACAAGACCGTCGTTTCACGAACCGACGGTGGATCAAAAAACTTGTGAATGCACAAGTATTCCTCCTTCTTGACGTTCTTTCTGTATCCATGCGTGTTCTAATGGGACTTTTTTACATCTTATCACAGGGAAAATTTGTGCACATCAAagtggatttctttttttagcaTCGGCATTTTTCATCttgctattttatttttgatctCCCCGGTTATTATCCCACCCGACTGACTAGTTCCTGACTCTTCGTTGTGGTTCACCGCATCATCTCCATCAAACGGAGTACAGCGTTGACAATTTTCTAAATATTCGATAAGTCGACAAGACGAGAAATACATAACGACAACCtttcaaataaaagaataaaagtgAGCCGGAACTTCAACCAACTGCATGCGataattcaattcaatttgaGCTGAAACCTGCACGAGCATCTGCACTCGATTCACCGTGCGACCATGGAAAGTCACTTATCGATACTGATATAGACAGAGAAATAAAATGGCCGACTCTTACAGGGCTACAATACGGATAGTGGAtgtatacataaaaaaaaaaaaaaaataagtgaaTTACGACGTACTTGTCTCTCATGAGGAGGCCGTCAAAAGAGGCCCCGAATAAGAAAACGGCGCTGATGTAGACGAAACTTGTTGTCAAAATGGCACCAATGGTTCCAATGGGGATTGATCGTTGGGCATCGGCCAAATCTCCCGAACGGTTGCAGCCGGCCATGATACCTAACCAAGAAATGCATTATATATTATGTTTGTTTATTGCCTTCCATCAACATAAATCAGAGTATAAAGTTTTCATACCGGTGACACTAGGAAAGTAAATGCCAACCAATAAGGTGAACGTTGTGGAAATATCGGCTAACACCTGATTGTAAGTTGGCTGGTCCAGGGTCTCAATGTCCACTGGGTTCATGGTTCGTGCCACTACCTGCCCCTCTCCCAAATGCCATGCCCCAAGATTTTCTAGCAGAAACACGAAAAGTATAAAGCTATTACTTAGTGAATGTTGGATTAAAGCACAAGGAAGAATAGGTACCCATGAAAACTCCGCTGGCCAATCCACGGATGCCTGGAACGAGCGAGGTGTTGTGCGAAAGGAAGTAAGGATCGCATTTCACCGCTCTGCTGGTCAGATTGGCACCGATAGTTGTGACACCTTCAACCAATTCGTCTTGATATTTGCAGTAGAGGTTCCATAATGCCGATCCTTCCTCTTTCGTACAATTGCCAGAATGTTCTTGAGATAGCAATCGATTGCCCAGCAAACACATCCTgcaaaaaccaacaaaaaatccaataaattaaatttcttttgaaCCTAACCGATTGTGAAGTCACAGTATCTTGCATCACTGTGCAGACGACATTTGCATAGCCAATTGTCTGAATCAATTGAATTCATGAGAGAGTAAGAAGCTCCGTCACGTCCAGGCATCCACGGCTATAGACTGTTGCCGAAGATTTACGATGCTGAGCGTTACGTTCCTTTATCGAGTTACAATTCAAATATAGAGTGTATCTCCCAGAAGCAACTCGTCGTCAGGGACGTTTGCCTGTTGGTTTGTAAGCTTACATATATCCAAAGCAATCGACGAAAATAGGGAAGGATATACCAGGCGATGTAAACATGGCTAAACAAGACAAATGGATTTTCTGCTTCGTATACCACGAAGCCATTACTATAGGCTAAAATGGGTTTGCGGTGAATACATAAAGTCGTCGAACTGCACACCCGTAGCAATGGCGACGTCTGAATACAAATGCGTCGTATCAATAGGAAAACAATTCGACTTCCATGAATGAGGACGAGTTGAATAAAACTCGACGAGCTCCAAGGGCAAACATTGCGTAAATGCATTTCATCGATCTATATTGCATATTTTCGTATTTCACCGAAAGATGCATGTAATCTGTACTTTTCTTTCATCTTCTTCCATAgccttatctttttttttttagcttggCTTTCACTTCTTTTTACAGTAGCCACTAGCTATTCCCCCCGAAAAATAAGGCTAACGCGGCGTCAGTGGGATTTATCGATCCGGCTGGAACGATATGTCCTAAATGTGTAAAGTGTGTAAAGAGAGCTAAACGGATACAGTGGAAGATATAGCCGATCCGACGGGCTTTTCAACTCGCATGACCTGTCTTCATCCTAATACGAACGGATCTGCTAAGGCACACAAAAGGGTGTGGCAGCAGgaagttagaaaaaaaaaactgtttccGTTCATTTTCCTCGCCAATAAAGCGGTCTCAAGTGTTTTCGATCGCGGACCAACGTAGAACTTCCCAATCGGCTTCTTTACACAACCCATAAGATTTTATATAGCCAATGATTTTCATCCTATATAAGATCTTATTGCATTGACACGCAGAAAACCAATATGAAAGccgttttttttcctgcccGTTCACTGGGCGAGGAAAGAACATCGGAATACCAAAAACATTGGCGTACCATCCTAACCATAGGCAACTGCCACCAGAATTTTTAATcagttctatttttttttctttcatcaaaATCATAAAGATCTCAAAAAGAATAACACAAACACGGAGGACGCAAGAATACCCAGGATGCCATTGACCATGTTCATAAAGGATGCCTCAAAATGCTGTCATTGTCAAGATGGTTGATTGTAATGCAGCAAATTCCGAAACGGAGGAACGCAACTGAAATATCGGAATAGGAAATGGCGATCACGTGAGTGCCCTATATTGTCGACAGTTGGATGAATAGAGAAAAGACCGAATagcacacatacacacacacaccaagtTGATGTGTTCCACAGAACAAAGAGAAAGGACCGAAAACTTTCGACTAattaaaaaactttttctcACCGGGTGTGTCTGCATGGTTTATTCAACAACTTTTCAGGGAGTTTACTCGTATTAGTCCATCGTCGAATAAAAAGACACCCCCCCCCGGCCATCTACGTAATACCCCTTTCACATTTCCCTGCGGGTTTTTATATTTGCCAATTGCTTCTAAAAGTAGGCAAAGTTCATCCTTTCTTTGGTGAACTATTAAACGACCCTTCTAACAGATATCAGGAATTTCCATgggaaaatgtttttcttttttcttcaacttcaattttttgttttcgatctGGAACTATTTAAAGTGACCTCTACTCGCCAACTACGAAAGAAAATCCTATTTTGAAACGCATCTTTTATAGAATCCAACTGGGTAGCAACCAGCCGAAATGGcatttcacattgaaaaaaaaagattcgttTCCTgaagcttaaaaaaaagaaaaacgtttctTATCACACGGTCACGCAAAGGAcaatatatacatttttttcacgCTGCTAGGTTTAAGCGACAACATGATATATATTCAGCATCCCCCTCCCCACTATTTACGGGGACGCCCTGCTGACAGGATAGACTCTGCCAGCGAGGACAATAGATCGCACAAGAGTTGAAAAATGAtcccttattttttgttggggaCGGAAAGAACCAATCTGTTCCGGTTGTCACGAGTCCCTCGGACTTGTCTAAGACGGGCAAAAGACCCGagtaacaaaaaacaaaaatagacgCGTATGTGCTGAAGAGAACGGAtcaaataaagaagaaaaacttaccACAGCTTATCAGAACCGTTCCAGTTGAGGCCGATGCCAACGTAGATGGAGATGATGGAGAGGATGACGCAGAGTAAGACCAGTGGGGCAGCCTTGCTGACGGGCTTGACGCCGATGAACACCACAATGCCCATGATGGCCAATAAGGCCGTGCCATAGAGCCGTAAATTGTTGTAAAGAACTTCCGGGTCCTTGGCCGGATCACCGAACAGAGCTATTTGAGGCGCTATATAATTCTTGAAATCAAGCAGAATCGCGTTAGAAAATGTcgcaaaaaaatgaatgacgGGTCAAACTTACCACCAGAATTTCGATGCCACCGACGATGTACATTGAGGCGGCAAATGTGGTTccgatgaaaaacaaaaggcctATTGCGCCGCCGAATTCGGGACCCAAATTACGGGAGATCATAAAGTACGGACCCCCCGCCGGCACAACGCCGTTAGTTGCTATGGCACTCATACTAATGGCTGTCAACATGGTCTGGACAGGGTGGAGAAACGgcgaaacaaataaaacatcaCCAGCCATCATTCCGGATGACGTGGAAGCGGGATGCACGAAAACAAACCAGGGTCCAGTGAGCCGgagaatagaagaagaaaagaatgaaaaatgaattcaatGAGAAAAACGTCCAATCCCATTCTCGTCCCATCGTAGACACAAAAAGAATCCCACACGATTTTTGTTAACttcttctaaaaaaaaaaaagtcatgaAACGTTTGTTGGATAAAGTCAATCGTCTTAAACTCTCTTATTCTTCCATGTGATTCGACTTTTATTTGGCCCGCCTTTTCTcatcttatttttcttttcaattcaaCGAAGGTCCAAGAAAATCAATCGAAACGTATatctcttttttaaatgttccaTCTCTCGGAACTTGGATTCATTCCATTGGAAGACGGCCAACATAACCGGACAGGACCCATCAACAGCATTGATTTCAACTGACATATATTCACAGTTTGAACCGTCCGATCGGTCACTTACGCAAGTGCAGCACATGGTGATGATGCAGAATCCCTGGACAACGCCCGCCGTTCCGATGATCCACGTCATTCGAATGAATAGGATAACGCCGAAAATGTTTTGCATGCATGGGAAGTAGACACCGGCCAGTGTGCCCAGTTTGGGCGAGCTCTTTGGCTTGTCCGGTGCATCCGGATCGGTGGGCGCCTGGACGGTGGCGCTGTAATTGGCCAACGAGCTGACCAGCGTCGCAACTCGTGGACGGCCTTCTTCGCTCTCCTCCTGCCCGAACGCGCAAGCAATtgagatttaaaaaagaaaaacagaaatagACGGGTCAATACACTGAACCAGGCAAAAGATGCAATCAGATTAAGAGAAGCCAAGAGCTTCGCTTTTCTCTCTATTCGATTCTCAGCTGCTGAGCCGCGTAGATTTCGTGTACGTATACGTTTCTTTAATACCAAAGGTTTCTcttcattcatttttattttctcgaGTTTTTCGGTTCTATTATggtttcaacaacaaaaaatgctaACACGTCTCGAATCTGAAACGAAACACATTTATTTTAGCTGTTACTTACATGGTAGAGGTAGAGATTGCGCTCGTAGCCGCTCAGGTCATTCTCCTTTTTGTCGGTAACAAAAGGCTGCTCTTCGTGACCGTCTCCTGTTGCGAGGGAAGCCGTGACGGACCAAAGataaaatagaagaagaaaaaagaaatgcgttTAGGTTCGCAGAGTATGAAACATTCCACGTAGAGTCATTTTCTCGTTCTTTTCGCCGAAATATAGTCGCGtaatgaaaatggaaatcaGTTGAAGCTAGAAGAAAAAGACCAAGTTTAGCAGAGCTG
This genomic window contains:
- the LOC116916485 gene encoding solute carrier family 12 member 4 isoform X5; protein product: MATGSTIIGKGRFVVRSYGTANTNSDKTNNDPGDGHEEQPFVTDKKENDLSGYERNLYLYHEESEEGRPRVATLVSSLANYSATVQAPTDPDAPDKPKSSPKLGTLAGVYFPCMQNIFGVILFIRMTWIIGTAGVVQGFCIITMCCTCTMLTAISMSAIATNGVVPAGGPYFMISRNLGPEFGGAIGLLFFIGTTFAASMYIVGGIEILVNYIAPQIALFGDPAKDPEVLYNNLRLYGTALLAIMGIVVFIGVKPVSKAAPLVLLCVILSIISIYVGIGLNWNGSDKLWMCLLGNRLLSQEHSGNCTKEEGSALWNLYCKYQDELVEGVTTIGANLTSRAVKCDPYFLSHNTSLVPGIRGLASGVFMENLGAWHLGEGQVVARTMNPVDIETLDQPTYNQVLADISTTFTLLVGIYFPSVTGIMAGCNRSGDLADAQRSIPIGTIGAILTTSFVYISAVFLFGASFDGLLMRDKFGQSVGGSLVVANLAWPNEWVILIGSFMATTGAGLQSLISAPRLLYAISKDNLVPMLNPFSTLSASGEPTRALMLTLAICQFGVLLGNVDILAPLLSMFFLMLYGFINLACALQTLLRTPNWRPRFKYYHWSLSFIGASLCVAVMFMSSWIYALIAIVLASIIYKYIEYRGAEKEWGDGISGLALSAARFSLLRLEEGPPHIKNWRPQILTLCKMNAYHTPKQRKLLALASQLKAGKGLAVASSILQGDIALCTEEATTARQNLRKAMDDEKVKGFANVLVAKDVGQGIVHLIQSTGLGGLKPNTVIFGWPNSWRQSIEEDRSWRVFVDAIHTAAANKMALIVPKGIASFPDSNEKIYGHIDVWWVVHDGGLLMLLPFLLRQHRTWRHCKMRLFTVAQLEDNSIQMKKDLKTSLYNLRIDAEVEVVEMMDSDISAYTYERTLVMEQRNQMLKEMQFNKRDPSGVSAEVGEVQAVVDQHRHNVKVRFQDETAVQHQPEAESVKEVKVEQLAESAAAVTPSGDALPAGDNSAQKNTVVIPTVSVEAPPPSPTSSERVEQQHPIPVAKSKKETLQEPDVENVRRMHTAVKLNEVIMQRSHDAKLVVLNLPSPPKQNRQGGGSNYMEFLEVLTEGLDRVLMVKGCGREVVTIYS
- the LOC116916485 gene encoding solute carrier family 12 member 4 isoform X6, which translates into the protein METADEDRLAAALEHGTTVLHANASTMTNSDSCHDWTGDGHEEQPFVTDKKENDLSGYERNLYLYHEESEEGRPRVATLVSSLANYSATVQAPTDPDAPDKPKSSPKLGTLAGVYFPCMQNIFGVILFIRMTWIIGTAGVVQGFCIITMCCTCTMLTAISMSAIATNGVVPAGGPYFMISRNLGPEFGGAIGLLFFIGTTFAASMYIVGGIEILVNYIAPQIALFGDPAKDPEVLYNNLRLYGTALLAIMGIVVFIGVKPVSKAAPLVLLCVILSIISIYVGIGLNWNGSDKLWMCLLGNRLLSQEHSGNCTKEEGSALWNLYCKYQDELVEGVTTIGANLTSRAVKCDPYFLSHNTSLVPGIRGLASGVFMENLGAWHLGEGQVVARTMNPVDIETLDQPTYNQVLADISTTFTLLVGIYFPSVTGIMAGCNRSGDLADAQRSIPIGTIGAILTTSFVYISAVFLFGASFDGLLMRDKFGQSVGGSLVVANLAWPNEWVILIGSFMATTGAGLQSLISAPRLLYAISKDNLVPMLNPFSTLSASGEPTRALMLTLAICQFGVLLGNVDILAPLLSMFFLMLYGFINLACALQTLLRTPNWRPRFKYYHWSLSFIGASLCVAVMFMSSWIYALIAIVLASIIYKYIEYRGAEKEWGDGISGLALSAARFSLLRLEEGPPHIKNWRPQILTLCKMNAYHTPKQRKLLALASQLKAGKGLAVASSILQGDIALCTEEATTARQNLRKAMDDEKVKGFANVLVAKDVGQGIVHLIQSTGLGGLKPNTVIFGWPNSWRQSIEEDRSWRVFVDAIHTAAANKMALIVPKGIASFPDSNEKIYGHIDVWWVVHDGGLLMLLPFLLRQHRTWRHCKMRLFTVAQLEDNSIQMKKDLKTSLYNLRIDAEVEVVEMMDSDISAYTYERTLVMEQRNQMLKEMQFNKRDPSGVQAVVDQHRHNVKVRFQDETAVQHQPEAESVKEVKVEQLAESAAAVTPSGDALPAGDNSAQKNTVVIPTVSVEAPPPSPTSSERVEQQHPIPVAKSKKETLQEPDVENVRRMHTAVKLNEVIMQRSHDAKLVVLNLPSPPKQNRQGGGSNYMEFLEVLTEGLDRVLMVKGCGREVVTIYS
- the LOC116916485 gene encoding solute carrier family 12 member 4 isoform X2 — protein: METADEDRLAAALEHGTTVLHANASTMTNSDSCHDWTGDGHEEQPFVTDKKENDLSGYERNLYLYHEESEEGRPRVATLVSSLANYSATVQAPTDPDAPDKPKSSPKLGTLAGVYFPCMQNIFGVILFIRMTWIIGTAGVVQGFCIITMCCTCTMLTAISMSAIATNGVVPAGGPYFMISRNLGPEFGGAIGLLFFIGTTFAASMYIVGGIEILVNYIAPQIALFGDPAKDPEVLYNNLRLYGTALLAIMGIVVFIGVKPVSKAAPLVLLCVILSIISIYVGIGLNWNGSDKLWMCLLGNRLLSQEHSGNCTKEEGSALWNLYCKYQDELVEGVTTIGANLTSRAVKCDPYFLSHNTSLVPGIRGLASGVFMENLGAWHLGEGQVVARTMNPVDIETLDQPTYNQVLADISTTFTLLVGIYFPSVTGIMAGCNRSGDLADAQRSIPIGTIGAILTTSFVYISAVFLFGASFDGLLMRDKFGQSVGGSLVVANLAWPNEWVILIGSFMATTGAGLQSLISAPRLLYAISKDNLVPMLNPFSTLSASGEPTRALMLTLAICQFGVLLGNVDILAPLLSMFFLMLYGFINLACALQTLLRTPNWRPRFKYYHWSLSFIGASLCVAVMFMSSWIYALIAIVLASIIYKYIEYRGAEKEWGDGISGLALSAARFSLLRLEEGPPHIKNWRPQILTLCKMNAYHTPKQRKLLALASQLKAGKGLAVASSILQGDIALCTEEATTARQNLRKAMDDEKVKGFANVLVAKDVGQGIVHLIQSTGLGGLKPNTVIFGWPNSWRQSIEEDRSWRVFVDAIHTAAANKMALIVPKGIASFPDSNEKIYGHIDVWWVVHDGGLLMLLPFLLRQHRTWRHCKMRLFTVAQLEDNSIQMKKDLKTSLYNLRIDAEVEVVEMMDSDISAYTYERTLVMEQRNQMLKEMQFNKRDPSGEVGEVQAVVDQHRHNVKVRFQDETAVQHQPEAESVKEVKVEQLAESAAAVTPSGDALPAGDNSAQKNTVVIPTVSVEAPPPSPTSSERVEQQHPIPVAKSKKETLQEPDVENVRRMHTAVKLNEVIMQRSHDAKLVVLNLPSPPKQNRQGGGSNYMEFLEVLTEGLDRVLMVKGCGREVVTIYS
- the LOC116916485 gene encoding solute carrier family 12 member 4 isoform X1 yields the protein METADEDRLAAALEHGTTVLHANASTMTNSDSCHDWTGDGHEEQPFVTDKKENDLSGYERNLYLYHEESEEGRPRVATLVSSLANYSATVQAPTDPDAPDKPKSSPKLGTLAGVYFPCMQNIFGVILFIRMTWIIGTAGVVQGFCIITMCCTCTMLTAISMSAIATNGVVPAGGPYFMISRNLGPEFGGAIGLLFFIGTTFAASMYIVGGIEILVNYIAPQIALFGDPAKDPEVLYNNLRLYGTALLAIMGIVVFIGVKPVSKAAPLVLLCVILSIISIYVGIGLNWNGSDKLWMCLLGNRLLSQEHSGNCTKEEGSALWNLYCKYQDELVEGVTTIGANLTSRAVKCDPYFLSHNTSLVPGIRGLASGVFMENLGAWHLGEGQVVARTMNPVDIETLDQPTYNQVLADISTTFTLLVGIYFPSVTGIMAGCNRSGDLADAQRSIPIGTIGAILTTSFVYISAVFLFGASFDGLLMRDKFGQSVGGSLVVANLAWPNEWVILIGSFMATTGAGLQSLISAPRLLYAISKDNLVPMLNPFSTLSASGEPTRALMLTLAICQFGVLLGNVDILAPLLSMFFLMLYGFINLACALQTLLRTPNWRPRFKYYHWSLSFIGASLCVAVMFMSSWIYALIAIVLASIIYKYIEYRGAEKEWGDGISGLALSAARFSLLRLEEGPPHIKNWRPQILTLCKMNAYHTPKQRKLLALASQLKAGKGLAVASSILQGDIALCTEEATTARQNLRKAMDDEKVKGFANVLVAKDVGQGIVHLIQSTGLGGLKPNTVIFGWPNSWRQSIEEDRSWRVFVDAIHTAAANKMALIVPKGIASFPDSNEKIYGHIDVWWVVHDGGLLMLLPFLLRQHRTWRHCKMRLFTVAQLEDNSIQMKKDLKTSLYNLRIDAEVEVVEMMDSDISAYTYERTLVMEQRNQMLKEMQFNKRDPSGVSAEVGEVQAVVDQHRHNVKVRFQDETAVQHQPEAESVKEVKVEQLAESAAAVTPSGDALPAGDNSAQKNTVVIPTVSVEAPPPSPTSSERVEQQHPIPVAKSKKETLQEPDVENVRRMHTAVKLNEVIMQRSHDAKLVVLNLPSPPKQNRQGGGSNYMEFLEVLTEGLDRVLMVKGCGREVVTIYS
- the LOC116916485 gene encoding solute carrier family 12 member 4 isoform X3 encodes the protein METADEDRLAAALEHGTTVLHANASTMTNSDSCHDWTGDGHEEQPFVTDKKENDLSGYERNLYLYHEESEEGRPRVATLVSSLANYSATVQAPTDPDAPDKPKSSPKLGTLAGVYFPCMQNIFGVILFIRMTWIIGTAGVVQGFCIITMCCTCTMLTAISMSAIATNGVVPAGGPYFMISRNLGPEFGGAIGLLFFIGTTFAASMYIVGGIEILVNYIAPQIALFGDPAKDPEVLYNNLRLYGTALLAIMGIVVFIGVKPVSKAAPLVLLCVILSIISIYVGIGLNWNGSDKLWMCLLGNRLLSQEHSGNCTKEEGSALWNLYCKYQDELVEGVTTIGANLTSRAVKCDPYFLSHNTSLVPGIRGLASGVFMENLGAWHLGEGQVVARTMNPVDIETLDQPTYNQVLADISTTFTLLVGIYFPSVTGIMAGCNRSGDLADAQRSIPIGTIGAILTTSFVYISAVFLFGASFDGLLMRDKFGQSVGGSLVVANLAWPNEWVILIGSFMATTGAGLQSLISAPRLLYAISKDNLVPMLNPFSTLSASGEPTRALMLTLAICQFGVLLGNVDILAPLLSMFFLMLYGFINLACALQTLLRTPNWRPRFKYYHWSLSFIGASLCVAVMFMSSWIYALIAIVLASIIYKYIEYRGAEKEWGDGISGLALSAARFSLLRLEEGPPHIKNWRPQILTLCKMNAYHTPKQRKLLALASQLKAGKGLAVASSILQGDIALCTEEATTARQNLRKAMDDEKVKGFANVLVAKDVGQGIVHLIQSTGLGGLKPNTVIFGWPNSWRQSIEEDRSWRVFVDAIHTAAANKMALIVPKGIASFPDSNEKIYGHIDVWWVVHDGGLLMLLPFLLRQHRTWRHCKMRLFTVAQLEDNSIQMKKDLKTSLYNLRIDAEVEVVEMMDSDISAYTYERTLVMEQRNQMLKEMQFNKRDPSGVSAVQAVVDQHRHNVKVRFQDETAVQHQPEAESVKEVKVEQLAESAAAVTPSGDALPAGDNSAQKNTVVIPTVSVEAPPPSPTSSERVEQQHPIPVAKSKKETLQEPDVENVRRMHTAVKLNEVIMQRSHDAKLVVLNLPSPPKQNRQGGGSNYMEFLEVLTEGLDRVLMVKGCGREVVTIYS
- the LOC116916485 gene encoding solute carrier family 12 member 4 isoform X4; the protein is MAATVDRSRFTTEKVDIDHDCQAIAANSQGLIGDGHEEQPFVTDKKENDLSGYERNLYLYHEESEEGRPRVATLVSSLANYSATVQAPTDPDAPDKPKSSPKLGTLAGVYFPCMQNIFGVILFIRMTWIIGTAGVVQGFCIITMCCTCTMLTAISMSAIATNGVVPAGGPYFMISRNLGPEFGGAIGLLFFIGTTFAASMYIVGGIEILVNYIAPQIALFGDPAKDPEVLYNNLRLYGTALLAIMGIVVFIGVKPVSKAAPLVLLCVILSIISIYVGIGLNWNGSDKLWMCLLGNRLLSQEHSGNCTKEEGSALWNLYCKYQDELVEGVTTIGANLTSRAVKCDPYFLSHNTSLVPGIRGLASGVFMENLGAWHLGEGQVVARTMNPVDIETLDQPTYNQVLADISTTFTLLVGIYFPSVTGIMAGCNRSGDLADAQRSIPIGTIGAILTTSFVYISAVFLFGASFDGLLMRDKFGQSVGGSLVVANLAWPNEWVILIGSFMATTGAGLQSLISAPRLLYAISKDNLVPMLNPFSTLSASGEPTRALMLTLAICQFGVLLGNVDILAPLLSMFFLMLYGFINLACALQTLLRTPNWRPRFKYYHWSLSFIGASLCVAVMFMSSWIYALIAIVLASIIYKYIEYRGAEKEWGDGISGLALSAARFSLLRLEEGPPHIKNWRPQILTLCKMNAYHTPKQRKLLALASQLKAGKGLAVASSILQGDIALCTEEATTARQNLRKAMDDEKVKGFANVLVAKDVGQGIVHLIQSTGLGGLKPNTVIFGWPNSWRQSIEEDRSWRVFVDAIHTAAANKMALIVPKGIASFPDSNEKIYGHIDVWWVVHDGGLLMLLPFLLRQHRTWRHCKMRLFTVAQLEDNSIQMKKDLKTSLYNLRIDAEVEVVEMMDSDISAYTYERTLVMEQRNQMLKEMQFNKRDPSGVSAEVGEVQAVVDQHRHNVKVRFQDETAVQHQPEAESVKEVKVEQLAESAAAVTPSGDALPAGDNSAQKNTVVIPTVSVEAPPPSPTSSERVEQQHPIPVAKSKKETLQEPDVENVRRMHTAVKLNEVIMQRSHDAKLVVLNLPSPPKQNRQGGGSNYMEFLEVLTEGLDRVLMVKGCGREVVTIYS